A stretch of DNA from Candidatus Binataceae bacterium:
GTCACTATCCCAATGTCGTGCGCGATCTTGCGCGGCTGGCCAAAATAGTTCACATCAATGGTCGCCCAGCTTCGGAGGACAGCGCGGTGCGCCAAAAGATCGCCGCCTTCGCGTGCGAGGCCGAAGCCGTCAAGTACACGGCATTTCGAGGCATTACGCGGCGCGTCAAAGGACAGTCGCCCGGTCCGGAAAGCTCCACCATCAAGATTTGTGGCACCGAGTTAAACCTCAAGATTCAGCTGTTCGCGATGGAATTGCTAGGCGCCTACGCGCAGCTTGATGGGAAAGAGCCATTCGCCATAGATGGCGGCAAGTGGCTCGAGCGAGCCCTAACTTCCCGCGGAGGGACGATCGCCGGTGGAAGCAATGAGATCCAGCGAAACATCATCGGCGAACGCGTGCTGAAACTCCCGCGCTAGCTTTCGGAGGGGTTTAGGATGACCGCAGGGTATAAGCTGGTTGATGCCTTTCTCCAGATGCCGCAACTCTCGCGGAGAGCCCAGGAGCAGAAAATCGATCCAAATATCGCCAAATGGTTTAAACCCGGGGATGCGGTAAAATTTGGTTTCACGCTCGAGGAGTTGGTGCGCGATATGGACGCTGCCGGTGTCGAAAAGGGAGTCCTTACCGCCGCGGCATTGCGGATGGCGCCCAGCCCCTATTCAGTAGGGCAAAACATTTCCGACGAAACCTACGAAAAACTCTGTACCCGCGTTGCGGAGATTCGTTTACAACATCCCGGGCGTTTTCACGGCTGCCTCGGCATCGATCCGACCGGCATGATGCGCGCCGTGAGATGGCTCGAGCGTGGAGTTAGGGAATTTGGCTTCCGCTCATGCTGGATTATGCCGTCCCTGGTAGGCCTACCGCCCAATCATGCATGTTACTTTCCGATTTACGCCAAATGCGTTGAGCTCGACATTCCAATCAAGCTCAACGTGGGCGTGCCAGGACCTCTCCGTCCGGCGGTGCTGCAACAGCCGGGTGCGCTCGATGAGGTGTTACTGGCGTTCCCTGATCTCACGGTCGTCGGGTGTCATCTGGGTCATCCGTGGCAGGGCGAGGTGATAGCGCTGCTGCAGAAGCATCGGAACTTTTACCTCATCACCTCCGCTTGGGCTCCTAAACACGTCCCGGCTGAGTTGTGGCAACTGGCCAACAAGCGCGGTCCCGACAAGCTGATGTGGGCCAGCGATCATCCTTTGCTGTCGCTGGAGCGATGCGCGCGTGAAGGTTGGGAGGTTCCACTCGCCGACGTTGCGAAACGTGGCTATCTGCGCGACAACGTGCTCAAGGTCTTCAGATTCGATTGAACGCGCTTCGCGGCAACAGCCTCACTTTCTCGCCTCGCTAGGCAGGAGTGCGCCCGATCGAGAACCGCGATCACTCATCGAATGGCCTGCTGCGCTACGATTGTGCTCCTCGAGCAACGCTTTCGCCGCTTAAATCCGCTGCGTCGAACCTCTCAGTAAACCGGGTGTAGATTTCGCGCACCAGAGCCGCAGCGGTCACATTTTTCAGTAGCGGCCGCCTGAGACGTCTTCGGAGCGGACGTTCACAGCAATCTTACTTCGTAACACCTGCTTAGGCTTTTTTGTGCCGCCATCTTGGAAAGATTGAACTAGCCTTTGCCTATTAGGCCGGAGACCTGAGTAATCATTTGGTAGAACTGGCTTGGAAACGACGCCCCAAGAATCGCGACCAGGGGTACTATTCCATGGACCAATAGTTGTCCAATGAAATGACTGTTCCAGGTGATTTCTCCAGGATCGGTTCCTGAAATGAGGCTTAGAACGCGGTCGCGGTTGATTGATGCGTAAACACCGACAGTCGTCGCAATGCAAGAAAGTACGACTATCCAGTTAATCGTTAATAGGTCGCTTGCATTCACGAATAGCGAGTACGAGCTGCTCCCGAAAAGCATCAGGATGCTGGCCAGAGTGCTGGTGATCGCAAGTGTTTGAAGGTGGGGTAGAATGTTTCTCGCAAATCCAGCGACACTACTGGCGACTAAAAGACCAGCATTGTCGAACACGGCAGCTGCTTCTCGGTCGCTAGGGTTCTGTGCTTCCTTCTTCAATTCGACGCCCCACCAAGGTTCGACTGGCGCGAGCAACCGAACACCAAGGTCAGTAATGGCCGCCTCAGTTCTCCAGGTATCCTCGAGCGCGCTCTGCCAATCTCTCCAACTGATCGCCGTTGCAGGGTCGTGGGTGGAAATAAAGTTTCCGAGCCCCACCTGTGGGGCACGGCACTGCGGTCAATGGTCATTGAGGTCTCTCAGGATTCGCTCTTCTGCTGACCCACCTGATGGATGCTTTTCTGCGGCTAGCGTTATCAAGTTCCTTGCTCGTTCAAGGGCGATGGCCAAAAAGTTGGTGGTAGGCCCTAGTGACAGGAAATTGATGCGATCATGGACCTTGCCACCTGTTAATTTGTTGAAAAGTGCATAGTATTCCCGGGTCGGATGTCGATACAGGCGGCGCAAAAGGGATCGCGCCATCAACCAAACGTTCAGGAGTTGATAAAGGCTCAATGCTATGGCCGCGTAGACTACGGTCGACAAACACACGAATGAAAAGTCGAATAGTCGACCGTCGATCGAGCTCTCCGGCCATTGACGGAATAGCGATACCACGCCGAGCGCGACTATAAATGCGAGCAGGGGTGCCACTTGAATCCAGCCGCGCTTATCGCCAAGAGGAGTTAGGATTTTGCAAATCAGAATATTTCTCAGCGTGATCTCGTCGGTGAAGGACTTGAGAGGCAAAAATCGGCTGCCTATCTTGAGCAGGGGCCGCTCGACGAGGACTCGCGAGCAGAGCAAACGGCCATAACATAGGGCCAAAGTCGCTGCGATCGCATACACGGTTGGCGTCAGAGGTGAAACCCCGCTGGTGAATTGAAATGCGCGCATCACCACAAACAGGTGGTGGTGAGAAAATTGCTCACCGCGTTCTATATGCCCAGACAAAAGTACCGGAGAAATGGCCGCGGTCACCGCGATTCCAAATGTGACGACTCCCAAC
This window harbors:
- a CDS encoding amidohydrolase family protein, which gives rise to MTAGYKLVDAFLQMPQLSRRAQEQKIDPNIAKWFKPGDAVKFGFTLEELVRDMDAAGVEKGVLTAAALRMAPSPYSVGQNISDETYEKLCTRVAEIRLQHPGRFHGCLGIDPTGMMRAVRWLERGVREFGFRSCWIMPSLVGLPPNHACYFPIYAKCVELDIPIKLNVGVPGPLRPAVLQQPGALDEVLLAFPDLTVVGCHLGHPWQGEVIALLQKHRNFYLITSAWAPKHVPAELWQLANKRGPDKLMWASDHPLLSLERCAREGWEVPLADVAKRGYLRDNVLKVFRFD